Proteins from a genomic interval of Spea bombifrons isolate aSpeBom1 chromosome 4, aSpeBom1.2.pri, whole genome shotgun sequence:
- the LOC128490368 gene encoding dead end protein homolog 1-like, giving the protein MDQSQVCLNGLNDDNKMALITWMKVTNASLIQVNGQRKYGGPPPGWSGEIPGSGTEIYIGKIPQVIYEDKLIPLFERAGKLYEFRLMMAFSGLNRGFAYARYENKRRAFAAIAAFNGYEILAGHKIVVCRSTEKCELLLYGVPSFLDHGAVERFLEENTSGVEEVVLYQSPAKEDVNLAIVKYRSHRAAAVAKKNICQDLQPIRGHLLTVDWLKSEVKHYLQSNCPQLGFHVPRSMHRKPNTDNKLSDTRGCFENGQLIKALSHQTASTPPVSVAIRPSSAEEFTPRISNSHGPEVEDVSRFLGHAWRNRWNTDQMQSRDTWAMVQRTLHLEALLKALISRNDVQEKPRDAQPATLLPGNQNLTVRNHRGAGTGRGDGERDTRALDTVETVSQPVILGHLMQDIQKASEEVKEQVVAV; this is encoded by the exons ATGGACCAGAGTCag GTGTGTTTAAACGGGTTAAACGATGATAATAAAATGGCTCTTATAACATGGATGAAGGTGACCAATGCGAGTCTTATTCAAGTAAATGGACAAAGAAAATATGGCGGTCCACCTCCAG GTTGGAGTGGAGAAATTCCAGGCAGCGGCACGGAAATATACATTGGAAAAATACCGCAGGTCATCTACGAGGACAAGCTAATTCCGCTTTTCGAGCGCGCTGGGAAACTGTACGAATTCCGGTTGATGATGGCCTTCAGCGGTCTGAACCGAGGGTTTGCCTATGCTCGTTATGAGAATAAGCGCAGGGCCTTTGCTGCCATAGCTGCTTTTAACGGCTATGAAATTCTAGCTGGCCATAAGATTGTGGTGTGCAGAAGCACTGAGAAGTGTGAACTTTTGCTTTATGGCGTTCCATCTTTTCTGGACCACGGAGCCGTAGAAAGGTTCTTGGAGGAGAACACATCAGGCGTGGAAGAGGTTGTTCTGTATCAGAGTCCGGCAAAGGAAGATGTAAACCTGGCGATAGTGAAGTATCGCTCACATAGAGCAGCGGCCGtggctaaaaaaaacatatgtcaaG ATCTGCAGCCTATACGCGGTCATCTGCTTACTGTGGACTGGTTGAAGTCTGAAGTCAAACATTACCTTCAAAGTAATTGTCCTCAGCTCGGCTTCCATGTGCCACGCTCCATGCATCGAAAACCGAACACCGATAACAAGCTGTCAGACACCCGTGGATGCTTTGAAAACGGGCAGCTTATTAAAGCACTCTCACATCAGACTGCATCAACACCACCGGTTTCCGTGGCCATCAGACCCAGCAGCGCTGAGGAGTTCACCCCACGTATCTCCAACAGTCATGGCCCAGAAGTAGAGGATGTCTCCCGATTCCTTGGACACGCGTGGAGGAACCGGTGGAATACGGATCAGATGCAGAGCCGTGACACATGGGCTATGGTGCAGAGAACTCTACATTTGGAGGCGTTACTGAAGGCGCTTATCA GCAGAAACGATGTACAAGAAAAACCCAgagatgctcagccagccacgTTACTGCCGGGAAACCAGAACCTAACCGTCCGCAATCACCGGGGAGCAGGAACTGGAAGAGGGGATGGGGAGCGCGACACAAGAGCGTTG GACACGGTGGAGACAGTATCCCAGCCGGTGATTCT gGGGCACCTGATGCAAGATATTCAGAAGGCATCTGAAGAGGTTAAAGAGCAAGTTGTGGCAGTTTAA